In the genome of Dethiobacter alkaliphilus AHT 1, the window GCCGGATACGGCCCGTGGCAAAGGAGGTTTTGGCCATACCGGCGTATAGGAGGTCTGCTGATGGACATCTGTGAACAGGCCTTGCTGGAAAAACTGCAACAGGAGTTGTTACATACTTTCTACAAAAACCAGGGGGAGCTTTGTAATCCGGAAGTGCTTTGCAAAAGTGAAGAACTGGATGAGTTGGTTTTAAAAATTATGCGTAGGAGGCATGTATAACTTGACAGCGCTGATGTTCATTCTGTTTTTGCTGGCGTTGTCCCTGCTGTTGCGGGTTCAGAATAAGAAGCGCTTAACGCAGGAGGTCCCGGAGCATGCCAAGCCGTCACCGTTCTCCCAGGCGCTGCAGGACTTAATTGCCACAGCGGGCGGTATTTATCTTTCCC includes:
- a CDS encoding Spo0E family sporulation regulatory protein-aspartic acid phosphatase gives rise to the protein MDICEQALLEKLQQELLHTFYKNQGELCNPEVLCKSEELDELVLKIMRRRHV